From one Variovorax sp. PBL-H6 genomic stretch:
- a CDS encoding hydroxypyruvate isomerase family protein, protein MLRFDPNLRWLFTELPMLERYEAAAVAGFRGVEVAFPYEYPAKEVAARLASNGLELVQILSPFDWDAGERGLAALPGREQDFKASIRTAIDYAVQVGGPLIHVMPGKIGPQLERARCMDLFLENIGWAADAARAAGLTLILEPCCRARFPDFLYHRIDEGVAVVKALGRENVKLCFDTFHIQMEEGAIADRLRAVWPHIGHIQVGNVPGRHEPGTGEIHFPYLLGLIEELGWQGWIGCEYTPSGPTLDTLGWGAPYGLGARSEAATC, encoded by the coding sequence ATGCTGCGATTCGATCCCAATCTCCGATGGCTGTTCACGGAACTGCCCATGCTGGAGCGCTACGAGGCCGCGGCGGTTGCGGGCTTTCGCGGTGTCGAGGTGGCTTTTCCCTATGAGTACCCGGCCAAGGAGGTTGCCGCGCGGCTCGCGTCCAATGGGCTCGAACTCGTGCAGATCCTCTCCCCCTTCGACTGGGATGCGGGCGAGCGCGGCCTGGCCGCGCTGCCGGGACGCGAGCAGGACTTCAAGGCGAGCATCCGCACGGCCATCGACTACGCGGTCCAGGTGGGCGGCCCACTGATCCACGTGATGCCCGGGAAGATCGGGCCGCAACTCGAACGCGCGCGGTGCATGGACCTGTTCCTTGAGAACATCGGCTGGGCCGCCGACGCGGCCCGTGCGGCCGGGCTGACGCTGATCCTCGAGCCTTGCTGCCGCGCGCGCTTTCCCGATTTCCTCTATCACCGCATCGACGAGGGCGTGGCGGTCGTGAAAGCCTTGGGCCGCGAGAACGTCAAGCTGTGTTTCGACACCTTCCACATCCAGATGGAGGAAGGCGCCATCGCCGATCGGCTGCGCGCCGTCTGGCCGCACATCGGCCACATCCAGGTCGGCAATGTGCCGGGGCGCCACGAGCCCGGCACGGGAGAGATCCATTTCCCCTACCTGCTCGGCTTGATCGAGGAACTGGGCTGGCAAGGGTGGATCGGTTGCGAATACACCCCTTCCGGCCCCACGCTGGACACCCTGGGCTGGGGCGCCCCCTACGGCCTGGGCGCACGCTCGGAGGCAGCGACATGCTGA
- a CDS encoding Rieske 2Fe-2S domain-containing protein yields the protein MLSAADNELLTRTGAATPMGQYFRRFWQPVALSRELPERDGVPLRVNIMGEKLVAFRDSHGAVGLVDSRCPHRGADLYFGRNEDCAIRCVFHGWKFDLQGRPVELPNVPPGVAYHDTLRLKAYPTREYGDVVWAYMGPDPWSCALPEVPRLEFGSLPATHRFVTKKLQECNWAQSIEGALDTSHFSFLHMPAPGVPSNANPDAPADEKRLRWIREDPLPRFSILEHEVGFVVGGARRADDGVRYWRTAQFALPAHSTTPSTLPGETHFGYTWVPIDDENCWIYTYAWNPERPLSEDELRKFKAGHGVIAEVDQDFIPVRNRANEYLIDRHHQKHVSFTGVRGVAEQDAMVQDSQGRIADRTQEHLSASDAAVVRFRRAVLGGAKALAAGTEPQAPLKHEAYRLRSGSWFASEGVTFEQVMLERFGDPVGRVASASETPAATSLTE from the coding sequence ATGCTGAGCGCCGCCGACAACGAACTGCTCACCCGCACGGGCGCGGCGACGCCGATGGGGCAGTACTTCCGCCGCTTCTGGCAACCGGTGGCGCTGTCGCGTGAACTGCCCGAACGCGACGGCGTGCCGCTGCGCGTGAACATCATGGGCGAGAAGCTGGTCGCATTCCGCGACAGCCACGGTGCAGTGGGCCTCGTGGATTCACGCTGCCCGCACCGTGGCGCGGATCTCTACTTCGGTCGCAACGAGGACTGCGCCATTCGATGCGTGTTCCACGGCTGGAAGTTCGACCTGCAGGGCCGCCCCGTCGAGCTGCCGAATGTGCCGCCGGGCGTGGCCTACCACGACACGCTGCGGCTCAAGGCCTATCCCACGCGCGAGTACGGGGACGTGGTGTGGGCCTACATGGGCCCCGATCCCTGGAGCTGCGCGCTGCCCGAAGTGCCCCGGCTCGAGTTCGGCTCCCTGCCGGCCACGCACCGCTTCGTCACCAAGAAGCTGCAGGAGTGCAACTGGGCCCAGTCGATCGAAGGTGCGCTCGACACCTCGCATTTCTCGTTCCTGCACATGCCGGCCCCTGGCGTGCCATCGAACGCGAACCCTGACGCACCGGCCGACGAGAAGCGCCTCCGCTGGATCCGCGAGGACCCGCTGCCACGCTTCTCCATCCTCGAGCACGAGGTCGGCTTCGTGGTCGGAGGCGCCCGCCGTGCCGACGATGGCGTGCGCTACTGGCGCACCGCGCAGTTTGCCCTGCCCGCCCACAGCACCACCCCCTCGACACTGCCGGGCGAGACCCATTTCGGCTACACCTGGGTGCCGATCGACGACGAGAACTGCTGGATCTACACCTATGCCTGGAACCCCGAGCGGCCATTGTCCGAAGACGAGCTGCGCAAGTTCAAGGCGGGCCACGGCGTCATCGCCGAGGTCGACCAAGACTTCATCCCGGTGCGCAACCGGGCCAACGAGTACCTGATCGATCGCCACCACCAGAAGCACGTCAGCTTTACCGGCGTGCGCGGCGTGGCCGAGCAGGACGCGATGGTCCAGGACAGCCAGGGCCGCATTGCCGACCGGACGCAGGAGCACCTGTCGGCTTCCGATGCGGCAGTGGTGCGCTTCCGGCGCGCGGTGCTGGGCGGTGCCAAGGCGCTGGCCGCTGGCACCGAACCGCAGGCGCCGCTGAAGCACGAGGCCTACCGGCTGCGCTCGGGCAGCTGGTTCGCATCGGAAGGCGTGACCTTCGAGCAGGTCATGCTGGAGCGCTTCGGCGATCCCGTCGGCCGTGTCGCGTCTGCCAGCGAGACGCCGGCGGCCACGTCCCTCACCGAGTGA
- a CDS encoding Bug family tripartite tricarboxylate transporter substrate binding protein → MIPKLIRQARSPALSWHRTLALAACALLGAAGAHAQAYPSKPVKLIIPYAVGGSTDQTGRLLARSLSERLGQAIVVENRAGAGGALGHEFVAKAPADGYTLLFSAAGPLTVTPHTYAKLNYEPIKGFEPITLVATQPLLLVLNPAMKAASVADLVQEAKAKPGKLTYGSFGNGSAAHLAGEYFKTLAGVDMVHVPYKGSGPALVDLVAGQIDLMFDVFSTAAPLVKGGKLKAIAITSSERSPQFPQVPTMQQAGIAGFEAGTWFGVLAPAGTPAPVIERLSKAINASLEEKELRDTLASQGATVRGGTPEQFNRFFLAEYDKWGKIVKSAGVTAE, encoded by the coding sequence ATGATTCCCAAGCTCATCCGGCAAGCGCGCAGCCCTGCGCTCAGCTGGCACCGCACCCTGGCGCTGGCCGCCTGCGCGCTCTTGGGCGCGGCAGGCGCTCACGCGCAGGCCTACCCGAGCAAGCCCGTCAAGCTCATCATTCCCTACGCTGTCGGCGGCTCCACCGACCAGACGGGGCGGCTGCTGGCGCGCTCGCTCTCGGAGCGGCTCGGCCAGGCCATCGTGGTGGAGAACCGTGCGGGTGCCGGCGGCGCGCTGGGCCACGAGTTCGTCGCCAAGGCGCCGGCCGACGGCTACACCCTGCTCTTCAGCGCCGCAGGGCCGCTCACGGTGACGCCGCACACCTACGCCAAGCTCAACTACGAGCCGATCAAGGGCTTCGAGCCGATCACGCTGGTCGCCACGCAGCCGCTGCTGCTGGTGCTCAACCCGGCCATGAAGGCCGCCAGCGTCGCGGACCTGGTGCAGGAGGCCAAGGCCAAACCAGGCAAGCTCACCTATGGTTCCTTCGGCAACGGCAGCGCCGCACACCTGGCCGGCGAATACTTCAAGACGCTGGCCGGCGTGGACATGGTGCATGTGCCGTACAAGGGCAGCGGCCCCGCACTGGTCGACCTGGTCGCGGGCCAGATCGACCTGATGTTCGACGTGTTCAGCACCGCGGCGCCGCTGGTCAAGGGCGGCAAGCTGAAGGCGATCGCGATCACCTCCAGCGAACGCTCGCCGCAGTTTCCGCAGGTGCCCACCATGCAGCAGGCGGGCATCGCAGGCTTCGAGGCCGGCACCTGGTTCGGCGTGCTCGCGCCGGCCGGCACGCCGGCACCGGTGATCGAGCGCCTGTCGAAGGCCATCAACGCATCGCTCGAGGAAAAGGAGCTGCGCGACACGCTGGCGTCGCAGGGCGCCACGGTGCGCGGCGGCACGCCCGAGCAATTCAATCGCTTCTTCTTGGCCGAGTACGACAAGTGGGGAAAGATCGTGAAATCGGCGGGGGTGACGGCGGAGTGA
- a CDS encoding CaiB/BaiF CoA transferase family protein, which produces MGLQSPLQGIRVVEFEGIGPGPVAGRMLAALGAEVTVIARPQAGAVQGLGSSTDNLLRAHKQVLTLDLKTPEGVAQALDLVAMADALIEGNRPGVMERLGLGPSVCAARNPRLVYGRMTGWGQEGPLAQAAGHDLNYVALTGLLSLSAQPGATPMVPPTLGDASGALSLAFGMVCALLSARTTGQGCVVDAAILDAVAMLGMLVHWLHANNSIGSTQPSVFHDSPFYDVYACKGGGFVTVGALEPQFYALLLDKLGLTDVDPREQMQREKWPALKQRFVECFRTRTRDEWCALLEGTDVCFAPVLTIPEAAVHPHNVARNLFPKTPSGAIDTQVVPRFSSL; this is translated from the coding sequence ATGGGGCTTCAATCTCCCTTGCAGGGTATCCGCGTCGTCGAGTTCGAGGGCATCGGGCCGGGTCCGGTGGCCGGCCGCATGTTGGCGGCGCTGGGGGCCGAGGTCACCGTCATCGCACGTCCCCAGGCCGGTGCCGTGCAAGGCCTGGGCAGCAGCACCGACAACCTCTTGCGCGCCCACAAGCAGGTGCTGACGCTCGACCTGAAGACACCCGAAGGCGTGGCACAGGCGCTGGACCTCGTGGCCATGGCCGACGCGTTGATCGAGGGCAACCGTCCCGGCGTCATGGAGCGCCTCGGGCTCGGGCCGTCGGTGTGCGCGGCGCGCAACCCGCGCCTCGTCTACGGCCGCATGACGGGCTGGGGCCAGGAGGGTCCGCTGGCACAGGCGGCGGGCCACGATCTCAACTACGTCGCGCTGACAGGGCTGCTGTCGCTGTCGGCGCAGCCCGGCGCGACCCCGATGGTGCCACCGACCCTCGGTGACGCGAGCGGTGCGCTCAGCCTGGCCTTCGGCATGGTCTGCGCGCTGCTGAGCGCGCGCACCACGGGGCAGGGCTGCGTCGTCGACGCGGCGATCCTCGACGCGGTCGCCATGCTGGGCATGCTGGTGCACTGGCTGCACGCGAACAACAGCATCGGCAGCACACAACCCAGCGTGTTCCACGACTCGCCGTTCTACGACGTGTATGCCTGCAAGGGCGGTGGCTTCGTCACGGTAGGCGCTCTCGAGCCGCAGTTCTACGCCTTGCTGCTCGACAAGCTCGGCCTGACCGACGTCGACCCGCGCGAGCAGATGCAGCGCGAGAAGTGGCCGGCGCTGAAGCAGCGGTTTGTGGAGTGCTTTCGCACCCGGACGCGCGACGAGTGGTGTGCGCTGCTCGAGGGCACCGACGTGTGCTTTGCGCCGGTGCTGACGATCCCGGAGGCGGCCGTGCACCCGCACAACGTGGCGCGCAACCTGTTTCCGAAGACGCCTTCGGGGGCGATCGACACGCAGGTGGTGCCGCGCTTCAGTTCGCTGTGA
- a CDS encoding lipid-transfer protein has protein sequence MSNNVFVTGVGMIPFTKPGQHPPYYEMAASATRAALADAGIGYEQIQQAYVGYVYGDSTAGQRALYEVGMTGIPIVNVNNNCSTGSTALFLARQAVASGAADCVLALGFEHMTPGALGAVFKDRPSPFDHFDEATEQLVGHGEIPLALRYFGGAGLAHMEQYGTQMSTFAKIRAKASRHASNNPVALFRTVITEDEVMAAPVMWPGVMTRLMACPPTCGAAAAIICSEAFAQRHGLDRSVRIKAQAMTTDGAATFGAKDMREVVGFSMARAAAEKVYADAGVSPADIDVVELHDCFAHNELISYEALGLCPVGGAEKFVVDGDNTYGGKVVTNPSGGLLSKGHPLGATGLAQCTELVQQLRGTADRRQVEGARLALQHNLGLGGACVVTLYERV, from the coding sequence ATGAGCAACAACGTCTTCGTCACCGGCGTCGGCATGATCCCCTTCACCAAGCCCGGCCAGCACCCGCCGTATTACGAGATGGCCGCCTCGGCCACCCGCGCCGCGCTGGCCGATGCCGGCATCGGCTACGAGCAGATCCAGCAGGCCTACGTGGGCTACGTGTACGGCGACTCCACCGCGGGGCAGCGCGCGTTGTACGAGGTCGGCATGACGGGCATTCCCATCGTGAACGTCAACAACAACTGCTCGACGGGTTCGACGGCGCTGTTCCTCGCGCGCCAGGCGGTGGCGAGCGGTGCGGCCGACTGCGTGCTTGCGCTCGGTTTCGAGCACATGACCCCGGGCGCCCTCGGCGCGGTGTTCAAGGACCGCCCCAGCCCCTTCGACCATTTCGACGAAGCCACCGAGCAACTCGTCGGCCATGGCGAGATCCCGCTGGCGCTGCGCTACTTCGGGGGAGCGGGCCTCGCCCACATGGAGCAATACGGCACGCAGATGTCGACCTTCGCGAAGATCCGTGCCAAGGCGAGCCGCCATGCATCGAACAATCCAGTGGCGCTGTTCCGCACGGTGATCACCGAAGACGAGGTGATGGCCGCGCCGGTGATGTGGCCCGGCGTGATGACGCGGCTGATGGCCTGCCCGCCGACCTGCGGCGCCGCCGCGGCCATCATCTGCTCGGAGGCGTTCGCACAGCGCCACGGGCTGGACCGCAGTGTGCGCATCAAGGCGCAGGCGATGACCACCGACGGCGCGGCGACCTTCGGCGCCAAGGACATGCGCGAGGTGGTGGGCTTCAGCATGGCGCGCGCGGCGGCCGAGAAGGTCTATGCGGACGCGGGCGTGAGCCCTGCCGACATCGACGTGGTCGAGCTGCACGACTGCTTCGCGCACAACGAGCTGATCAGCTACGAGGCACTTGGGCTGTGCCCTGTGGGCGGTGCCGAGAAGTTCGTGGTGGACGGCGACAACACCTACGGCGGCAAGGTGGTCACGAACCCGTCGGGCGGCTTGCTGTCGAAGGGGCATCCGCTCGGCGCGACGGGGCTGGCGCAATGTACGGAACTGGTCCAGCAGCTGCGCGGCACAGCAGACAGGCGGCAGGTGGAAGGCGCGCGGCTGGCGCTGCAGCACAACCTGGGCCTGGGCGGCGCCTGCGTGGTGACGCTGTACGAGCGCGTGTAG
- a CDS encoding alpha/beta fold hydrolase, producing the protein MNPVSQAYASTSPFACKVTKSSCWTSRGRIAYDIAGEGPCVVLLHPIGIDRSWWDSFATAWSPVRTLIAIDMLGHGESELLTSSITLAEHAHCVWEVLDAQGIGAASFLGVSMGGMVAQHVAIQRPQAVRALIACATAATFPDDARTTIRARGNTGVAGKVADMAPETLRRWFSDHAPAQLVARCETALLQQDWYSWSVNWQAISAVETIQGLSAINVPTLAVACAADASLPIAVTRRIAEVARGEFIWIEGASHFGIFETPARFIDPIDAFLRRHERQADRSSANGS; encoded by the coding sequence ATGAATCCCGTGTCGCAGGCATATGCGTCCACCTCTCCCTTTGCCTGCAAGGTCACGAAGTCGAGTTGCTGGACCTCGCGAGGGCGGATCGCCTACGACATCGCGGGCGAAGGGCCGTGCGTTGTCCTTCTGCACCCGATTGGCATCGACCGTTCCTGGTGGGACAGCTTTGCGACCGCTTGGTCGCCAGTGCGAACCCTCATCGCCATAGACATGCTGGGCCATGGCGAATCCGAGCTCCTGACGTCATCCATCACGTTGGCTGAGCATGCGCATTGCGTCTGGGAGGTCCTGGATGCGCAGGGAATCGGGGCAGCATCTTTCCTGGGCGTTTCCATGGGCGGCATGGTTGCGCAGCATGTCGCCATCCAGAGGCCGCAGGCTGTGCGCGCACTCATTGCCTGTGCCACTGCGGCGACATTTCCTGACGACGCGCGCACCACAATCCGCGCCCGGGGAAACACTGGCGTTGCCGGAAAGGTGGCAGACATGGCTCCGGAGACCCTGCGCCGATGGTTCAGCGATCATGCGCCTGCACAGCTGGTCGCGCGCTGCGAAACGGCGCTGCTCCAACAGGACTGGTACAGCTGGAGCGTGAACTGGCAGGCGATCTCCGCGGTGGAGACGATCCAGGGACTTTCCGCGATCAACGTGCCGACACTCGCCGTCGCATGTGCGGCCGACGCAAGTCTGCCCATCGCGGTGACGCGTCGCATCGCGGAAGTTGCACGGGGTGAATTCATTTGGATCGAGGGCGCGTCGCATTTCGGCATCTTCGAGACGCCTGCGCGCTTCATCGACCCGATCGACGCCTTCCTGCGCAGGCATGAGCGCCAGGCAGATAGGAGCAGCGCAAACGGCTCATGA
- a CDS encoding CaiB/BaiF CoA transferase family protein — MTVPIGTPSAPLAGYRVLDMTTFLSGPFATQILADLGAEVVKIEPHNGGDSSRTIPPYFVEGDSAYFLGINRSKRSIALDLKSPHGVALLKEMIAVCDVVVENYRPGVAARMGLDSEKLRAQHPRLIWASISGFGQTGPCKDHPAYDMIVQALSGVMSLTGEAGRPAVRLGIPAGDIVAGMYASIAINAALADRERTGKGRAIDISMLDCQLAMLSYQSTYALVAGITPQPQGAKHDSIPTYRSFVGKDGRELVVTANTERMWRGMCSAIGCPELADDVRFCDARSRLANRNALWPILEAAFSSKSAADWIEPLQVQGVPVALIKKVPEALADAREAGRGMVMQLDDLDGRSVEVVGNPIKLQGESPLLPRYPPRLGEGAHPVLASWLGKTERDVESIAALGALQLSRA, encoded by the coding sequence ATGACTGTTCCGATCGGCACGCCGAGTGCCCCATTGGCCGGCTACAGAGTGTTGGACATGACGACTTTCCTGTCCGGTCCGTTCGCCACCCAGATCCTGGCGGACCTGGGCGCCGAAGTGGTCAAAATCGAGCCCCACAACGGGGGGGATTCCAGCCGCACGATCCCACCCTATTTCGTCGAAGGTGACAGCGCGTATTTTCTGGGGATCAACAGGAGCAAACGCAGCATTGCGCTGGACTTGAAGTCGCCACATGGCGTCGCGCTGCTGAAAGAGATGATCGCAGTCTGTGACGTGGTGGTTGAGAACTACCGTCCCGGTGTCGCCGCGCGCATGGGCCTGGATAGCGAGAAGCTGAGAGCGCAGCACCCTCGCTTGATCTGGGCTTCGATAAGCGGCTTCGGACAGACCGGGCCGTGCAAGGATCACCCTGCCTACGACATGATCGTTCAGGCCTTGTCAGGCGTCATGAGCTTGACGGGGGAGGCCGGCCGCCCTGCGGTGAGACTCGGCATCCCTGCCGGGGACATCGTGGCCGGCATGTACGCCTCCATCGCGATCAATGCAGCGCTGGCGGACCGCGAGCGGACCGGGAAGGGGCGTGCGATCGACATCTCCATGCTGGACTGCCAGCTAGCGATGCTCTCTTACCAGAGTACGTATGCCTTGGTGGCCGGGATCACGCCACAACCGCAAGGTGCGAAGCATGACTCGATTCCCACCTACCGGTCGTTCGTCGGCAAGGACGGACGCGAATTGGTCGTGACCGCCAACACTGAGCGCATGTGGCGGGGGATGTGTTCGGCGATTGGGTGCCCGGAATTGGCTGACGACGTCCGCTTTTGCGATGCGCGCAGCCGCCTCGCCAACCGCAACGCGCTATGGCCCATCCTGGAAGCCGCATTCAGCAGCAAGTCCGCCGCCGATTGGATCGAGCCGCTACAGGTTCAGGGCGTCCCGGTTGCGCTCATCAAGAAGGTCCCGGAAGCATTGGCGGACGCGCGCGAAGCCGGCCGCGGCATGGTCATGCAACTCGACGACCTCGACGGGCGCTCCGTTGAAGTCGTGGGCAATCCGATCAAGCTGCAAGGTGAGTCGCCGCTGCTTCCACGATATCCGCCAAGACTCGGCGAAGGCGCCCACCCAGTGCTCGCATCCTGGTTGGGAAAAACGGAGCGGGACGTCGAGTCGATTGCCGCATTGGGTGCCTTGCAGTTGTCACGTGCGTGA
- a CDS encoding thiolase family protein — translation MSRRTTYVVGTGMVPFGRFPELSHREFAWPAARAAILESGFRKDEIDVAYSACVLGGMLTGQQILGKIGLTGLPIINIENACSSGSTALGEAIARIQAGMADVALVVGVDMLSKLGRGPLPLSPDDWDAAHGLTMPGVYAMRAQRYLHEHGISRTDLSRVAVKARANGARNPLAQLTTPITLEEAESSRIVADPLRLAHCCPTGDGAAAVVIASEDWVKRSSCTMPIKVAATVLHSGHFDPGPISMVKSHVSTRSAAEAYEAAGIGPEDIDVAEIHDSFSIAELMYYEAFGFAGPGEAVALLRSGQTELGGKHVINPSGGLMARGHPIAATGVAQIVEISRQLQGRNGAHQVEGARIGLCHATGGGISGFEHGACAVTILTR, via the coding sequence ATGAGCAGGCGCACTACCTACGTCGTCGGTACCGGCATGGTCCCGTTCGGTCGCTTCCCCGAACTGAGTCACCGCGAGTTTGCCTGGCCGGCCGCCCGCGCTGCAATCCTCGAGTCGGGCTTTCGCAAGGACGAGATCGATGTTGCGTACTCCGCTTGCGTGCTTGGCGGAATGCTCACCGGCCAGCAAATCCTCGGCAAGATCGGGCTCACGGGCCTGCCCATCATCAACATCGAAAACGCGTGCTCAAGCGGGTCCACAGCCCTCGGTGAAGCGATCGCGCGCATCCAGGCGGGAATGGCCGATGTCGCTCTCGTGGTGGGCGTGGACATGCTCAGCAAGCTCGGACGCGGCCCGCTGCCCCTGTCGCCGGACGATTGGGACGCCGCGCACGGGCTCACGATGCCCGGTGTCTATGCGATGCGCGCGCAGCGATACCTCCATGAACACGGTATCAGCCGGACCGACCTGTCGCGCGTCGCCGTAAAGGCTCGCGCCAATGGTGCCCGCAATCCCCTGGCGCAACTCACGACGCCGATCACGCTCGAAGAAGCGGAAAGTTCGCGGATCGTGGCCGACCCGCTGCGGCTGGCGCACTGCTGTCCGACGGGTGACGGCGCGGCTGCTGTGGTCATCGCGTCTGAGGATTGGGTAAAGCGTTCGAGCTGCACGATGCCGATCAAGGTCGCCGCGACCGTGCTGCACTCCGGGCACTTTGACCCTGGACCCATCTCGATGGTGAAGTCGCACGTGTCCACCAGATCGGCCGCCGAAGCCTACGAAGCGGCGGGCATCGGACCCGAAGACATCGACGTCGCGGAAATCCACGACTCCTTCTCCATTGCCGAACTCATGTACTACGAGGCCTTCGGCTTCGCCGGCCCCGGAGAGGCGGTCGCTTTGCTTCGCAGTGGTCAGACGGAGCTGGGCGGCAAGCATGTCATCAACCCCTCGGGCGGCCTGATGGCGCGTGGGCACCCCATCGCCGCCACCGGGGTCGCCCAGATCGTCGAGATCTCGCGTCAGCTCCAAGGACGCAACGGCGCGCACCAGGTCGAAGGTGCACGCATCGGCTTGTGCCACGCCACCGGAGGCGGCATCTCCGGCTTCGAGCATGGCGCGTGCGCCGTGACGATCCTGACGCGATAG
- a CDS encoding OB-fold domain-containing protein: protein MALDVEPLRLSAAGTLYSFTTIRHGKAETYGGYVDFPEKVRVFGHLAGFTPEAPPKCDMVVSVVPGKAQTAEATAAAIDYLFVEGCGR, encoded by the coding sequence ATGGCGCTGGACGTCGAGCCGCTGCGCCTCTCCGCGGCCGGCACGTTGTACAGCTTTACGACCATTCGGCATGGCAAGGCGGAGACATACGGCGGCTACGTGGACTTCCCCGAGAAGGTCCGCGTGTTCGGCCACTTGGCCGGCTTCACGCCGGAAGCCCCGCCCAAGTGCGACATGGTCGTGTCCGTCGTCCCCGGCAAGGCGCAGACGGCGGAGGCGACAGCGGCCGCGATCGACTACCTCTTCGTCGAGGGGTGTGGCCGATGA
- a CDS encoding IclR family transcriptional regulator translates to MEHSSSAVLRGMHVLLLLAEAGRPLSVTQVANALQLPTSTAHRILKLLTSAQYATQDANSRYRTGPGFLRPTSTLLLLGRFYEAIERVQQQLVERSGESAFYAAYLSESGRLRFIASLQSHHAIGYVTRTDLDYSLLRGASGRAVASVLPETIVKAIYLRECTEDQDHTRLPDWASMLSSLASVRRNGYAVSESQRAQGAHAIAAPVFAAASNVVIGSVGVSMPAARRRPELTAKHIDLVRLAAADLTAAAVSSFSGTDVAMCN, encoded by the coding sequence ATGGAACACTCATCGAGCGCCGTTCTTCGCGGCATGCACGTCCTGCTTCTACTGGCTGAAGCGGGGCGCCCACTCTCGGTGACGCAGGTGGCGAACGCGCTGCAGTTGCCGACCAGCACGGCGCATCGCATCCTGAAGCTCTTGACCAGCGCGCAGTACGCAACCCAAGATGCGAACAGCCGCTATCGAACAGGGCCAGGTTTTCTGCGGCCTACCAGCACGCTGCTGTTGCTCGGCCGCTTTTACGAAGCAATCGAGCGCGTCCAGCAGCAGCTTGTGGAGCGCAGCGGCGAGTCTGCCTTCTATGCCGCGTACTTGTCGGAGTCCGGACGTCTGCGTTTCATCGCCTCACTGCAATCGCATCACGCGATTGGCTACGTGACTCGCACCGACCTCGACTATTCGCTGCTGCGGGGCGCTTCGGGTCGGGCGGTGGCTTCAGTCCTCCCCGAAACGATCGTGAAGGCCATCTACCTGCGCGAATGCACTGAAGATCAAGATCACACACGGCTGCCGGATTGGGCCAGCATGCTCAGTTCCCTGGCGTCCGTGCGCCGAAACGGCTATGCAGTGAGCGAAAGCCAGCGCGCTCAGGGGGCGCACGCGATCGCCGCGCCAGTCTTCGCCGCCGCATCGAACGTCGTCATCGGCAGCGTCGGTGTGTCGATGCCCGCTGCCCGCCGGCGACCGGAACTCACCGCGAAGCATATCGACCTGGTTCGACTCGCGGCCGCCGACCTGACAGCCGCGGCGGTTTCATCGTTCTCCGGCACTGATGTGGCGATGTGCAACTGA
- a CDS encoding IclR family transcriptional regulator, producing MESPSAAHSTSDTGTVARIALLLRLAAEQRDAFSLKDIATSAALPVPTVYRLLDLMAREGLIAHEGGRRGYRIGTELYRIGSLVKANTPLSKVIHAILVEAVSEIDETCHFAQFLPSQLAIMFDASVESSHPLGFRWHMHKPLSLVWGASGRTVLAYLPEEKMDQALAEESKWSSPKEPPKREDLKQALSTIRELGYGFTRGERVPEAVSVLAPVFDENNSIYGALGFVIPEPRFDMARLEPLAAVAKKYAQQLSSALGAPRSSPASSNPR from the coding sequence ATGGAGTCGCCAAGCGCAGCTCACTCCACAAGCGACACCGGGACGGTTGCGCGCATCGCGTTGCTGCTGAGGCTGGCAGCGGAACAACGAGACGCTTTTTCCCTGAAGGACATTGCGACTTCCGCAGCGTTGCCGGTTCCCACTGTGTATCGCCTGCTCGACCTCATGGCCCGCGAGGGCCTGATCGCCCACGAGGGAGGGCGTCGGGGCTATCGGATCGGCACGGAGTTGTATCGCATCGGCTCCCTCGTAAAGGCGAATACGCCGCTCTCGAAGGTGATCCACGCGATCCTTGTCGAGGCTGTGTCGGAAATCGACGAGACCTGCCACTTCGCCCAGTTCCTGCCGTCGCAACTCGCGATCATGTTCGATGCAAGCGTTGAGTCTTCGCACCCCTTGGGCTTTCGCTGGCATATGCACAAGCCACTTTCGCTAGTCTGGGGCGCAAGCGGTCGAACGGTGCTCGCTTACTTGCCCGAGGAAAAGATGGACCAGGCCCTGGCCGAGGAGTCCAAGTGGTCTTCTCCCAAGGAACCCCCGAAGCGCGAGGACCTGAAGCAGGCCCTCAGCACAATTCGCGAACTGGGTTATGGGTTTACGAGAGGAGAACGCGTCCCCGAAGCGGTAAGCGTGCTGGCTCCCGTATTCGACGAGAACAACTCGATCTACGGTGCATTGGGGTTCGTCATTCCCGAGCCGCGCTTCGACATGGCCAGACTTGAGCCATTGGCTGCCGTAGCCAAGAAATATGCCCAGCAGTTGTCGTCTGCCCTGGGTGCGCCTCGATCTTCTCCGGCAAGCTCGAATCCGCGGTGA